The following coding sequences lie in one Zingiber officinale cultivar Zhangliang chromosome 2B, Zo_v1.1, whole genome shotgun sequence genomic window:
- the LOC122045272 gene encoding sialyltransferase-like protein 1 isoform X1, with the protein MKRSLRLPLIFLIVFAVLSVFSFRAAVQDGLRRERSAEAPPAANASIVRLAAAESGDGELRKDVDDLLDGSFISSARRRGTEARLVSHSDWRREGHIDVLRRQAMRFPQRLRAPKDYMALPDFRRALRDWFRRRRFDPGVMHDLVDLVKRPIDRHRGLSDTGGIENRRYGSCAVVGNSGILLKNSHGGLIDSHDLVIRLNNARVNGYGPHVGTKTDLSFVNSNILHLCARRQGCFCHPYGETVPIVMYICQAVHFLDYAVCNSSHKAPLLVTDLRFDMLCSRIVKYYSLKRFVETTGTPAEGWAKAHNEKMFHYSSGMQGVMLALGICDRVSVFGFGKSPEAKHHYHTNQKAELDLHDYAAEYALYRDLVEQPQVIEKFSLEDCSLIQSCGYLNENLEFACSFQLKV; encoded by the exons ATGAAGCGGTCTCTGCGCTTGCCCCTTATCTTTCTGATCGTCTTCGCCGTGCTCTCCGTTTTCAGCTTCCGGGCGGCGGTCCAGGACGGGTTACGCCGCGAGCGGTCGGCCGAGGCCCCGCCGGCGGCCAACGCTTCTATTGTCAGGCTGGCGGCGGCGGAGTCTGGGGATGGGGAGCTGCGCAAGGATGTGGACGATCTTCTTGACGGGTCCTTTATCTCCTCGGCTCGCCGCCGCGGCACCGAGGCACGGCTTGTGAGCCACTCGGACTGGCGGCGCGAGGGCCACATCGATGTGCTGCGGCGTCAGGCGATGCGGTTCCCGCAACGGCTTCGCGCACCTAAAGACTACATGGCGCTGCCCGACTTCCGCCGCGCCCTCCGCGACTGGTTCCGACGCCGCCGGTTCGATCCGGGGGTTATGCACGACCTCGTCGATCTTGTCAAGCGCCCCATCGACCGTCACCGCGGCCTCTCGGACACAGGCGGAATTGAGAATCGGCGGTACGGCTCCTGCGCCGTGGTCGGCAACAGCGGAATTCTTCTCAAGAACAGCCATGGCGGGTTAATCGACAGCCACGACCTCGTGATCCGCCTCAACAACGCCCGCGTCAACGGGTACGGCCCACACGTCGGCACAAAGACCGACCTTTCCTTCGTCAACAGCAACATCCTCCACCTCTGCGCTCGGAGGCAGGGCTGCTTCTGTCACCCTTACGGCGAGACCGTCCCTATCGTGATGTACATCTGCCAAGCCGTCCATTTCCTCGACTACGCCGTCTGCAACTCGTCCCACAAGGCGCCGCTCCTCGTCACGGACCTTCGATTCGACATGCTCTGTTCCCGTATCGTCAAGTACTACTCTTTGAAGAGGTTCGTGGAGACGACAGGGACGCCGGCGGAGGGGTGGGCGAAGGCCCACAACGAAAAGATGTTCCATTACTCATCGGGAATGCAGGGGGTGATGCTTGCATTGGGGATCTGCGATCGGGTCAGCGTTTTCGGGTTCGGGAAGTCGCCGGAGGCAAAGCACCACTACCACACCAACCAGAAGGCAGAGTTAGACTTGCATGATTACGCGGCCGAGTATGCCCTGTATCGCGACCTGGTTGAGCAGCCGCAG GTAATTGAAAAGTTTTCTTTGGAAGATTGTTCCTTGATTCAAAGTTGTGGttatttgaatgaaaatttggaaTTTGCTTGTTCATTTCAGCTGAAAGTATAA
- the LOC122045272 gene encoding sialyltransferase-like protein 1 isoform X2: MKRSLRLPLIFLIVFAVLSVFSFRAAVQDGLRRERSAEAPPAANASIVRLAAAESGDGELRKDVDDLLDGSFISSARRRGTEARLVSHSDWRREGHIDVLRRQAMRFPQRLRAPKDYMALPDFRRALRDWFRRRRFDPGVMHDLVDLVKRPIDRHRGLSDTGGIENRRYGSCAVVGNSGILLKNSHGGLIDSHDLVIRLNNARVNGYGPHVGTKTDLSFVNSNILHLCARRQGCFCHPYGETVPIVMYICQAVHFLDYAVCNSSHKAPLLVTDLRFDMLCSRIVKYYSLKRFVETTGTPAEGWAKAHNEKMFHYSSGMQGVMLALGICDRVSVFGFGKSPEAKHHYHTNQKAELDLHDYAAEYALYRDLVEQPQVIPFLTDSGFKLPPVVFYQ; the protein is encoded by the coding sequence ATGAAGCGGTCTCTGCGCTTGCCCCTTATCTTTCTGATCGTCTTCGCCGTGCTCTCCGTTTTCAGCTTCCGGGCGGCGGTCCAGGACGGGTTACGCCGCGAGCGGTCGGCCGAGGCCCCGCCGGCGGCCAACGCTTCTATTGTCAGGCTGGCGGCGGCGGAGTCTGGGGATGGGGAGCTGCGCAAGGATGTGGACGATCTTCTTGACGGGTCCTTTATCTCCTCGGCTCGCCGCCGCGGCACCGAGGCACGGCTTGTGAGCCACTCGGACTGGCGGCGCGAGGGCCACATCGATGTGCTGCGGCGTCAGGCGATGCGGTTCCCGCAACGGCTTCGCGCACCTAAAGACTACATGGCGCTGCCCGACTTCCGCCGCGCCCTCCGCGACTGGTTCCGACGCCGCCGGTTCGATCCGGGGGTTATGCACGACCTCGTCGATCTTGTCAAGCGCCCCATCGACCGTCACCGCGGCCTCTCGGACACAGGCGGAATTGAGAATCGGCGGTACGGCTCCTGCGCCGTGGTCGGCAACAGCGGAATTCTTCTCAAGAACAGCCATGGCGGGTTAATCGACAGCCACGACCTCGTGATCCGCCTCAACAACGCCCGCGTCAACGGGTACGGCCCACACGTCGGCACAAAGACCGACCTTTCCTTCGTCAACAGCAACATCCTCCACCTCTGCGCTCGGAGGCAGGGCTGCTTCTGTCACCCTTACGGCGAGACCGTCCCTATCGTGATGTACATCTGCCAAGCCGTCCATTTCCTCGACTACGCCGTCTGCAACTCGTCCCACAAGGCGCCGCTCCTCGTCACGGACCTTCGATTCGACATGCTCTGTTCCCGTATCGTCAAGTACTACTCTTTGAAGAGGTTCGTGGAGACGACAGGGACGCCGGCGGAGGGGTGGGCGAAGGCCCACAACGAAAAGATGTTCCATTACTCATCGGGAATGCAGGGGGTGATGCTTGCATTGGGGATCTGCGATCGGGTCAGCGTTTTCGGGTTCGGGAAGTCGCCGGAGGCAAAGCACCACTACCACACCAACCAGAAGGCAGAGTTAGACTTGCATGATTACGCGGCCGAGTATGCCCTGTATCGCGACCTGGTTGAGCAGCCGCAGGTAATTCCATTCCTCACAGACTCAGGATTTAAGCTTCCTCCCGTGGTATTCTACCAATGA